The Balneola sp. MJW-20 genome contains a region encoding:
- a CDS encoding glycoside hydrolase family 2 protein, with translation MVKYVFPFLLLILLITDSFAQDLPVTNVYNRLTHSLNGYWHYIVDPYENGYYNYRYEAFDQMDSPPKSAFFMDARQSSPAELLEYDFAKSDSIRVPGDWNSQKEKLFYYEGTVWYQKRFNDPRSYRGNRLFLYFDAVNYKAEVYLNGTKLGIHEGGFSPFQFEVTDLIKNKQNSLVVKVDNKRVKDGVPTLNTDWWNYGGITRDVKLLETPETYIRNYKIQLDPDNTGHLSGYIQLEGSDHAYKEVRIQVLNSQIDSTIITGSTGRIDFMLPAAGLRLWSPSDPHLYEVQISTMNELIQDNIGFRSIETDGSDILLNGEPVFLKGISIHEENPLEGRRAWSKNDAYMLLSWAKELGCNYVRLAHYPHNEHIVRLADQMGIMVWEEIPVYWTISWDNQQTYINAENQLSELIFRDMNRASVIIWSMANETPEKPERNSFLGRLAEHARTLDPSRLISAALEQENLPGSPDTRTIEDAFSEYVDVLSFNQYIGWYDGTPEKLRRVNWEIKQNKPVIISEFGAGAKFGLRGDPASRWTEDYQAYLYELTLQMLSEIPQLSGISPWILADFRSPRRPLPGIQDGWNRKGLLSDKGEKKRAYYVLQDYYLNGYER, from the coding sequence ATGGTTAAATATGTTTTTCCCTTTTTACTCCTGATCCTTTTGATCACGGATTCGTTTGCACAGGATCTTCCGGTCACTAATGTATATAACCGTTTAACCCACAGCCTGAATGGATACTGGCATTATATAGTAGACCCTTATGAAAACGGGTATTATAACTACCGGTATGAAGCTTTCGATCAGATGGATTCCCCACCCAAATCAGCATTCTTTATGGATGCCCGGCAATCCAGTCCGGCTGAATTACTTGAATATGATTTCGCCAAGTCTGACTCGATCAGAGTACCCGGAGACTGGAATAGTCAGAAAGAAAAACTATTCTATTATGAAGGTACGGTATGGTACCAAAAGCGCTTTAACGATCCCAGAAGCTACCGTGGAAACAGGCTATTCCTTTATTTTGATGCAGTTAACTACAAGGCTGAGGTTTACCTGAACGGAACAAAGCTCGGAATACATGAAGGAGGTTTTTCTCCTTTTCAGTTTGAAGTCACAGACCTCATCAAAAATAAACAGAATTCCCTTGTAGTTAAGGTCGATAATAAACGAGTTAAAGATGGTGTGCCGACACTGAATACGGACTGGTGGAACTACGGAGGTATTACAAGGGATGTTAAATTGCTGGAGACTCCTGAAACGTATATCCGAAATTACAAAATTCAGCTTGACCCTGATAATACCGGGCACTTATCCGGTTATATTCAGTTAGAAGGTTCTGACCATGCCTATAAGGAAGTCCGGATACAGGTCTTAAACTCTCAGATTGACAGCACGATAATTACCGGGTCTACCGGCAGGATCGATTTTATGCTGCCGGCAGCCGGGCTGCGGTTATGGTCGCCCTCCGACCCACATCTTTATGAAGTTCAGATCAGTACGATGAATGAACTTATACAGGATAACATAGGATTCAGGTCTATTGAAACGGATGGTTCGGATATACTGCTAAACGGGGAGCCCGTATTTCTGAAAGGGATATCGATCCATGAGGAAAATCCACTGGAAGGAAGAAGGGCATGGTCAAAAAACGATGCATATATGCTGCTTAGCTGGGCTAAAGAGCTTGGATGTAATTATGTGAGACTTGCCCACTATCCCCATAACGAACACATAGTTCGTCTGGCCGATCAAATGGGTATCATGGTATGGGAAGAGATCCCTGTTTACTGGACCATTAGCTGGGATAATCAACAAACCTACATAAATGCAGAAAATCAGCTTTCTGAACTTATATTCCGGGATATGAACCGGGCCTCTGTGATTATCTGGAGTATGGCCAATGAAACTCCTGAAAAACCTGAACGCAATTCATTCCTGGGCCGGCTGGCTGAACATGCGCGAACACTTGATCCTTCCCGGCTGATCAGTGCCGCGCTGGAACAGGAAAACCTACCCGGTTCCCCGGATACCAGAACCATAGAAGACGCTTTCTCAGAATATGTTGACGTCTTAAGTTTCAATCAATACATCGGATGGTATGACGGAACTCCCGAAAAGCTCCGCAGAGTTAACTGGGAGATCAAACAGAATAAACCGGTGATCATATCTGAATTTGGTGCCGGAGCTAAATTTGGTCTCCGAGGTGACCCCGCTAGCCGCTGGACAGAAGACTACCAGGCTTATTTATATGAACTTACTCTTCAGATGTTAAGTGAGATACCCCAGCTCAGCGGTATTTCACCCTGGATACTGGCAGATTTCAGATCACCCCGCAGACCGCTTCCCGGTATTCAGGACGGCTGGAACCGCAAAGGATTACTGTCTGATAAGGGTGAAAAGAAAAGAGCCTATTATGTGCTTCAGGACTATTATCTGAATGGTTATGAGAGGTAA
- a CDS encoding YtxH domain-containing protein, whose product MNKSSNFLAGLLTGALAGTVLALLYAPDTGKNTRDKLSYRLGQYLDELNELIDQLKEEKEILVSEAKEKGDKVVLDAKNKAETLIHEAEELLHSIEKAKKG is encoded by the coding sequence ATGAATAAGTCATCAAATTTTTTAGCAGGATTACTAACCGGAGCACTCGCGGGAACCGTTCTGGCACTGCTTTATGCTCCTGACACCGGTAAAAATACACGGGATAAATTATCTTATCGACTTGGACAGTATCTGGACGAACTCAACGAGCTGATAGATCAGCTTAAAGAAGAAAAAGAGATCCTGGTATCTGAAGCCAAAGAGAAAGGTGATAAAGTAGTACTCGACGCAAAGAATAAAGCGGAAACGCTGATCCATGAAGCCGAAGAACTGCTTCACTCCATCGAAAAGGCCAAGAAAGGCTAA
- a CDS encoding efflux RND transporter permease subunit produces MKKFSVAGGILKRPITVIMMTLIVVFFGIFAAANLRVTLYPAVVYPVVAISVGYNNVAPEDINRILVDPIEGAISAIEGVESMEASVRKGSAFIRLRLQEGVDIDETEAKVREAIDMIRSELPNQAREPQVFAFDPELRPIMRLSIYSANRGLDELREIAIEKIEPRLERIEGLASAETQGGLERRIYIDISPMSLAQHNLLPSDIRNALLANNSQLPIGSVVSNKVSYSVRAESEYTDIDEISNTIVTISENGIPIRVKDIAEVSDGFTEITNIVKVNRQNSVSIDVQKNSDANTLDVVNEVKAILGEINDILPPGVTLQVLSDSGRNIEDSVNNLSQSAGIALLVVIVVILIFMGGWRISLVVACSIPVSIAASFAAMYFADLTLNILTISALALAIGLLVDNSIVVTESIARKLEEGESRFDAALNGTNEVIGALLGSTLTTLGVFIPIVLLTGTQAAFFKEFAFTICFAIGFSFLSSIILVPVVSLLALDSDQFNKNNLAFRSIAKLGRGYTNVMNWVLHHKWIPTLSLFAILFGTYWLYTNIDKMGFPESDSGQVDMNISLPEGSQLIKTVDVMESFAERLSQIPEIETQITSIGRSRYTVSSNRGEISLTLVPEDQRDFTTTEFAARLRQEFTSPGVNVRVSVEGGGLSFGRGFRSGGGSIRLSLIGPNIDELVEISRKIETQLLEDPNVISVDNGRTDPTPELLFYADRERLGLLGTNLNTIASNMRTQTLGNQAGFFISGGREIPIEIRTESSSLRSREDLFDLEVFQTEGQRIPVSAVGEFVPTQGVNSFERRDRETVLDVNIQVDGDANAYRANIIDFFDSEVVMPDGYRYEFSGGTQESQQSFSEFGMALIAALILMYMIMASLFENFRDPFVIWLCIPMAMFGALAFLYLIGTPLTTTGQIGIFMLVGIIVNNGIVLVDYMHLYSKGNKFDTRRNSPFMQHILEACRRRLRPILLTAITTICSMIPLSLELGAGAEIWSPLAKAVIGGLLFGAILTLFITPAISVGMVQVREWIKGRSRLLRRKMSGTAA; encoded by the coding sequence ATGAAAAAATTCAGCGTTGCCGGAGGCATTTTAAAAAGACCGATCACGGTCATCATGATGACACTCATCGTGGTATTTTTCGGGATCTTTGCAGCTGCAAATCTGCGCGTAACCCTCTACCCGGCTGTTGTATATCCGGTAGTAGCGATCTCTGTTGGTTATAATAATGTAGCTCCGGAAGATATTAACCGGATCCTTGTTGATCCGATCGAAGGTGCTATATCCGCTATTGAAGGAGTTGAATCTATGGAGGCCAGTGTCCGGAAGGGATCTGCTTTCATCCGGTTAAGACTGCAGGAAGGAGTGGATATTGACGAGACCGAGGCAAAGGTACGTGAAGCGATCGATATGATTCGAAGTGAGCTTCCAAATCAGGCGAGAGAACCACAGGTTTTTGCCTTCGACCCTGAGCTGAGACCGATCATGAGGCTGAGTATTTACTCAGCTAACCGAGGACTGGATGAACTACGGGAAATTGCGATAGAGAAGATCGAACCTCGTCTGGAAAGGATCGAGGGACTTGCCTCTGCGGAAACACAGGGAGGCCTTGAAAGACGCATTTACATTGACATCTCCCCTATGAGCCTGGCGCAGCATAACCTGCTGCCATCTGATATCAGAAATGCCCTTCTGGCTAATAACTCCCAGCTTCCGATCGGAAGTGTGGTTAGTAATAAGGTCAGTTACAGTGTCAGAGCAGAATCAGAGTATACCGATATTGATGAGATAAGTAACACGATCGTTACCATCTCTGAGAATGGTATCCCAATCAGAGTCAAAGATATCGCTGAAGTATCCGATGGGTTTACCGAGATTACGAATATTGTTAAAGTTAACCGCCAGAACAGTGTGTCCATTGATGTTCAGAAGAATTCTGATGCAAATACATTGGACGTTGTCAATGAAGTAAAAGCAATACTGGGTGAGATCAATGACATTCTGCCTCCGGGGGTTACTCTGCAGGTATTATCAGATTCCGGACGAAATATTGAAGACTCGGTAAACAACTTATCACAGTCTGCAGGAATCGCATTACTGGTGGTGATCGTAGTGATCCTCATTTTTATGGGTGGATGGAGAATCTCACTCGTCGTAGCCTGCTCTATCCCCGTCTCTATAGCGGCCAGTTTTGCTGCTATGTACTTCGCGGACCTGACCCTGAATATTTTAACTATCTCCGCGCTGGCACTGGCTATCGGGCTTCTGGTGGACAATTCCATTGTGGTTACAGAGAGTATTGCCCGCAAACTGGAGGAAGGTGAATCCAGGTTTGATGCCGCATTGAACGGTACCAATGAGGTGATCGGGGCTCTACTCGGATCAACTTTGACCACTCTGGGTGTATTTATTCCCATTGTATTACTGACAGGAACTCAGGCCGCGTTCTTTAAGGAATTCGCTTTTACGATCTGTTTTGCGATCGGTTTTTCATTTCTTTCCTCGATCATTCTGGTACCGGTTGTATCCCTCCTTGCGCTGGATAGCGATCAGTTCAACAAGAATAATTTAGCTTTCAGAAGTATAGCCAAACTTGGACGAGGTTATACCAATGTCATGAACTGGGTACTGCATCATAAGTGGATCCCTACCCTCTCATTATTTGCCATTCTTTTTGGCACCTACTGGTTGTATACCAACATAGACAAAATGGGATTCCCTGAATCGGACTCAGGTCAGGTGGACATGAATATATCTTTACCTGAAGGATCACAGCTTATAAAGACCGTGGACGTAATGGAGTCCTTTGCGGAACGCCTTTCACAGATCCCCGAAATTGAGACCCAGATCACTTCTATCGGCCGCAGCCGGTACACTGTTTCCAGTAACCGTGGTGAGATCAGTTTGACGCTCGTACCTGAAGATCAGCGTGATTTCACCACTACAGAATTTGCCGCCCGCCTGAGACAGGAGTTCACCTCTCCTGGTGTAAATGTGCGTGTATCGGTAGAAGGTGGAGGTTTATCCTTCGGAAGGGGATTCCGTTCCGGTGGCGGATCTATCCGATTAAGCCTGATAGGACCGAATATTGATGAGCTGGTGGAAATATCCCGCAAGATCGAGACCCAGTTACTGGAAGATCCCAATGTGATCTCCGTAGATAACGGCCGTACCGACCCTACCCCTGAACTGTTGTTTTATGCAGATCGTGAAAGACTGGGTCTGTTGGGCACTAATCTGAATACGATCGCCTCTAACATGAGAACCCAGACCCTGGGTAATCAGGCCGGGTTCTTTATTTCCGGCGGCCGTGAGATCCCTATCGAGATCCGGACCGAAAGCTCATCACTCAGAAGTCGTGAAGATCTATTCGACCTGGAAGTATTTCAGACAGAAGGACAGCGTATACCGGTTTCAGCAGTTGGAGAGTTTGTGCCTACTCAGGGTGTCAACTCCTTTGAAAGACGGGATCGCGAGACCGTCCTTGATGTTAACATTCAGGTAGATGGTGATGCTAATGCATACCGGGCTAATATCATTGATTTCTTTGATTCTGAGGTCGTCATGCCGGATGGCTACCGATATGAATTCAGTGGTGGTACCCAGGAATCACAACAGAGTTTTTCCGAGTTCGGTATGGCGCTAATTGCAGCACTGATCCTGATGTATATGATTATGGCATCTCTCTTTGAGAATTTCAGGGATCCTTTTGTGATCTGGCTATGTATCCCCATGGCGATGTTCGGAGCTTTAGCATTCTTATACCTGATAGGTACTCCTCTGACCACTACCGGACAGATCGGGATATTCATGCTGGTTGGTATCATTGTGAATAACGGAATCGTGCTGGTCGATTATATGCACCTGTATTCCAAAGGAAATAAGTTCGATACCCGTCGTAACTCTCCCTTTATGCAGCATATCCTCGAAGCCTGCCGGCGAAGACTCCGTCCGATCCTGCTTACAGCGATCACTACCATCTGTTCTATGATCCCTCTATCCCTGGAACTCGGTGCCGGAGCAGAGATCTGGTCACCCCTGGCAAAAGCGGTCATAGGAGGGCTTTTATTTGGTGCCATCCTGACCTTATTCATTACTCCTGCGATCTCAGTAGGTATGGTACAGGTTCGTGAATGGATAAAAGGAAGGTCTCGTCTTTTAAGACGAAAAATGAGCGGAACAGCAGCCTAA
- a CDS encoding aminotransferase class V-fold PLP-dependent enzyme — translation MASRKDFLRKLGGSALALSVGSAFFEPLMASDIVRDLKNVEGPPESIASDEDYWARVQQAFTVDRSLINLNNGGVSPSPDFVQAAMKKHLDFSNQAPVYNMWRILEPRREGVRQRIARNFGCDPEEIALTRNASESLQICQLGIDLNKGDEVLTTDQDYPRMITTFQQRERREGIVLKQFSIPVPAEDDDEIVALFEENITPKTRMILMSHIVNITGQILPVKKVVQMARKKGIPVIVDGAHAYAHFTFNHADLDCDYYTSSLHKWLFAPHGTGLLYVRKNKIKDLWPMMAAPESMDEDIRKFEEIGTHPAANYLAIGEALTFHEGIGAERKEARLKFLNDLWIDELLNHDRVALHTSRDPKYACAIATVEIKGIPPNELNSRLWQKHRIITTPINHPQFKGIRVTPNVYTTREEIERFTDAMLWEVRNG, via the coding sequence ATGGCTTCACGAAAAGATTTTTTGCGCAAACTGGGCGGCTCTGCTCTGGCTTTAAGTGTAGGGTCTGCCTTTTTTGAACCTCTGATGGCTTCAGATATTGTAAGGGACCTGAAGAATGTGGAAGGCCCTCCGGAATCTATTGCATCTGATGAGGACTACTGGGCCCGGGTGCAGCAGGCTTTTACGGTAGACCGCAGCCTCATCAACCTGAATAACGGCGGCGTGAGTCCCTCCCCAGACTTTGTACAGGCTGCCATGAAGAAACATCTGGATTTCTCCAATCAGGCACCGGTTTACAATATGTGGAGGATCCTGGAACCCAGACGTGAGGGCGTGCGCCAGCGGATTGCCCGCAATTTCGGCTGTGATCCTGAGGAGATCGCGCTTACCCGTAATGCTTCAGAAAGTCTTCAGATCTGCCAGCTGGGGATTGATCTTAATAAAGGGGATGAGGTTCTGACCACCGACCAGGACTATCCCCGTATGATCACTACTTTCCAGCAGCGTGAGCGGCGGGAAGGGATCGTCCTTAAACAGTTCAGTATCCCGGTCCCGGCTGAAGATGACGATGAGATCGTGGCTCTATTTGAGGAGAATATCACCCCAAAGACCCGGATGATCCTGATGTCGCATATTGTGAATATCACCGGACAGATACTACCAGTAAAAAAAGTAGTGCAGATGGCTCGTAAAAAAGGCATCCCGGTTATCGTAGACGGTGCACATGCCTATGCTCATTTTACTTTTAATCATGCAGACCTGGATTGTGATTATTATACCAGCAGCCTGCATAAATGGCTTTTTGCTCCCCATGGCACCGGTCTTCTCTATGTACGGAAAAATAAGATCAAAGATCTCTGGCCGATGATGGCTGCTCCGGAAAGCATGGATGAAGACATCCGGAAATTTGAAGAGATCGGAACGCATCCTGCCGCCAATTACCTGGCCATTGGCGAAGCCCTTACCTTCCATGAGGGAATCGGAGCGGAACGCAAAGAAGCACGTCTGAAATTCCTTAACGATCTTTGGATCGATGAACTTTTAAACCATGACCGTGTTGCCTTGCACACCAGTCGTGACCCAAAATATGCCTGTGCTATAGCAACCGTAGAGATCAAGGGTATTCCCCCCAATGAACTGAACAGCAGACTCTGGCAGAAACACCGGATCATCACTACCCCAATCAATCACCCGCAATTTAAGGGAATTCGTGTGACCCCGAATGTTTATACTACCCGGGAAGAAATTGAACGATTCACCGATGCTATGCTATGGGAGGTCCGAAATGGATAA
- a CDS encoding RidA family protein, translating to MDKIITYISTVFVIISLSFSSCTKIVPTPTEKRVIKTTNAPGAIGIYSQAIEAGNTLYLSGQIGILPETKELVGDDIQSQTHQALKNVSAILKASGYEMKDVVSAQVFVADMNDYAAFNEVYVEYFPDNPPARAVVEVSRIPLDAKVEIKTIAVH from the coding sequence ATGGATAAAATTATTACTTATATATCAACAGTCTTTGTCATCATATCACTGAGCTTTTCATCCTGTACGAAGATTGTCCCTACTCCTACCGAGAAAAGAGTCATAAAAACCACCAATGCACCGGGTGCTATAGGCATTTATTCTCAGGCTATTGAAGCCGGTAATACACTGTATTTGTCTGGGCAGATCGGGATCCTGCCAGAAACCAAGGAATTGGTCGGGGATGATATCCAGTCGCAGACCCATCAGGCACTCAAAAATGTATCGGCAATACTGAAAGCATCCGGTTACGAAATGAAAGATGTGGTCTCCGCTCAGGTCTTTGTCGCTGACATGAATGATTATGCTGCATTCAATGAAGTATACGTTGAGTATTTTCCCGATAATCCCCCAGCACGTGCAGTGGTTGAGGTCAGCCGTATTCCGCTGGATGCAAAAGTGGAAATCAAGACTATTGCCGTACATTAA
- a CDS encoding M20/M25/M40 family metallo-hydrolase has protein sequence MKQSVKIFFLLLILPFSIISAQDTDAVVDQIVQEATENSQLERLAHELLDVIGPRLVGTPQQQKAHDWAVETFGEWGIEAENQEWGQWRGWERGITHVDLVYPRVVSLEAMQLAWSPSTSPNGVEAEVVALPDVADSAAFQAWLPSVKGKAVLISQPEITGRPDYNWEEFATEESITKMREERQAADRAWRAMIDRTGLSTRGIARAVEDAGAVAVIQSRWSNGFGVSKIFSAYTEKVPMIDVSLEDYGMLYRMAEYGDKPRIKINAQSKELGKVPTFNTIATIPGTENPDEYIILSAHFDSWDGGTGATDNGTGSITMMETARVLKEVYPNPKRTIIVGLWGSEEQGLNGSRAFVEDHPEIVEGLQALFNQDNGTGRVVNISGQGFLNSYDYIGRWLSAVPRDVRRHIDTNFPGTPGGGGSDYASFVAAGAPAFSLSSLSWSYWNYTWHTNRDTYDKIVFDDVRNNVILTAVLTYMASEDPEKTSRERAVLPMNPRTGEQMTWPNPRSPNRNGGN, from the coding sequence ATGAAGCAATCCGTAAAAATCTTTTTCCTGCTTCTGATTCTCCCTTTTAGCATTATATCCGCTCAGGATACCGATGCTGTGGTAGATCAGATCGTTCAGGAAGCTACCGAAAACTCCCAGCTGGAAAGACTGGCTCATGAATTATTAGATGTGATCGGACCCCGTCTGGTCGGAACTCCTCAACAGCAAAAAGCTCATGACTGGGCGGTTGAGACTTTCGGCGAGTGGGGAATCGAAGCCGAGAATCAGGAATGGGGACAGTGGCGTGGCTGGGAACGCGGTATTACCCACGTCGACCTGGTATATCCCAGAGTAGTATCCCTGGAGGCCATGCAGCTTGCATGGAGCCCGAGTACCAGCCCAAATGGCGTGGAAGCGGAAGTGGTTGCACTGCCGGATGTTGCTGATTCAGCTGCTTTTCAGGCCTGGTTACCATCCGTGAAAGGAAAAGCAGTTCTGATCTCTCAGCCTGAGATCACCGGACGCCCGGACTACAACTGGGAAGAATTTGCCACTGAAGAGTCTATTACCAAAATGCGTGAAGAAAGGCAGGCAGCCGATCGTGCCTGGAGAGCAATGATCGACCGGACAGGTCTGAGCACCCGCGGAATCGCCCGCGCAGTGGAAGATGCAGGGGCCGTCGCAGTCATTCAGTCTCGCTGGTCGAACGGTTTTGGCGTCAGCAAGATCTTTAGTGCCTATACCGAAAAAGTGCCGATGATCGATGTATCTCTTGAAGATTACGGCATGCTGTACCGAATGGCTGAATACGGTGATAAGCCCCGTATAAAGATCAATGCCCAGTCCAAAGAACTGGGTAAAGTACCGACCTTTAACACGATCGCTACGATCCCGGGTACTGAAAATCCGGATGAGTATATCATACTGTCTGCTCACTTTGACTCCTGGGACGGTGGAACCGGAGCAACAGATAACGGAACCGGTTCTATCACTATGATGGAAACTGCCCGTGTTCTGAAAGAAGTATACCCGAATCCAAAGAGAACTATCATTGTGGGACTCTGGGGATCCGAGGAACAGGGACTGAATGGTTCCCGTGCATTTGTGGAAGATCACCCGGAAATCGTTGAAGGTCTTCAGGCTTTGTTCAATCAGGATAACGGTACGGGAAGAGTAGTGAACATTTCCGGTCAGGGATTCCTGAATTCCTATGATTATATCGGAAGATGGTTATCTGCTGTACCAAGAGATGTTCGTCGTCATATCGATACCAACTTCCCCGGCACTCCCGGTGGCGGTGGTTCAGACTACGCCTCTTTTGTAGCTGCTGGTGCTCCTGCTTTCTCCCTGAGTTCACTCAGCTGGAGCTACTGGAACTACACCTGGCATACCAACCGAGATACCTATGATAAGATCGTATTTGATGATGTCCGCAATAATGTGATCCTTACTGCGGTACTGACCTACATGGCCAGCGAGGATCCGGAGAAGACCTCCAGAGAAAGGGCGGTTCTTCCAATGAATCCAAGGACCGGCGAGCAGATGACCTGGCCGAATCCGAGAAGCCCGAATCGTAACGGTGGCAATTGA
- a CDS encoding amidohydrolase, which translates to MNDIIHLRRTLHRYPELSNEETETAKRISAFFEDLRPDAVLNTGRTGKIFVFDSGKPGPCILFRCELDALPIQERAEIAHKSMHDGVAHLCGHDGHMAIMARLGQLISQNRPSKGKSAILFQPAEENQLGAKDVVESKAFHELSPDEIYALHNIPGQKKNTVLVKTGSFSAASCGITIRLQGRTSHAAEPEKGLNPWFAAQKITEEIQRLPESKGAFHDRIITTLIYMRLGEIAFGISPSDLEMGITLRAFENEDLILLRNKAEQIVSNHSEAEGIASEISYSEYYPATENDEACIQSIKKAAERNGHALIEMTEPNRWSEDFAYFTATNRGAQFGYGSGSEQPNLHDPEYDFPDDIIQPAAELFFEIYRERLKIKNREF; encoded by the coding sequence TTGAACGATATTATTCATCTGAGGCGTACTCTACACCGCTATCCAGAGCTTTCTAATGAGGAAACTGAAACTGCAAAGAGGATCTCTGCTTTCTTTGAGGATCTTCGCCCGGATGCGGTATTAAACACCGGCAGGACGGGTAAGATATTTGTATTCGATTCCGGAAAACCAGGTCCATGCATTCTCTTCCGCTGCGAACTGGATGCCCTTCCCATTCAGGAAAGAGCAGAGATCGCTCATAAATCTATGCATGATGGGGTAGCGCACCTCTGTGGCCACGACGGACATATGGCGATCATGGCCAGGCTGGGGCAGCTGATATCCCAAAACCGACCCTCAAAGGGAAAGTCAGCCATTCTGTTTCAGCCGGCCGAAGAAAATCAGCTGGGAGCGAAAGACGTAGTTGAGTCGAAAGCTTTTCATGAACTTTCACCGGATGAGATCTATGCGCTACATAATATTCCCGGACAGAAAAAAAATACGGTACTGGTTAAAACCGGAAGCTTTTCCGCTGCATCCTGTGGAATCACTATACGACTTCAGGGCAGGACCTCTCACGCTGCCGAACCGGAGAAAGGGCTTAATCCCTGGTTTGCAGCACAAAAGATCACAGAAGAGATCCAGAGGCTTCCGGAAAGTAAGGGAGCCTTTCATGACCGGATCATCACCACCCTGATCTATATGCGGTTGGGTGAGATCGCATTCGGAATCTCTCCTTCTGATCTGGAAATGGGCATTACGCTCCGGGCCTTTGAAAATGAGGACCTTATCTTGCTGAGAAATAAAGCAGAGCAAATCGTATCAAACCATTCAGAAGCCGAAGGCATAGCCTCAGAGATCTCTTATTCGGAATACTATCCGGCCACTGAGAATGATGAAGCATGTATCCAGAGCATTAAAAAAGCAGCAGAGAGAAACGGACATGCACTGATTGAAATGACAGAACCTAACCGGTGGTCGGAAGATTTTGCTTATTTCACTGCCACAAACCGGGGGGCTCAGTTTGGCTACGGGTCCGGATCAGAACAACCTAATCTCCATGATCCGGAATACGATTTCCCCGATGATATCATTCAGCCGGCAGCAGAGTTGTTTTTTGAGATCTACCGGGAAAGATTAAAAATTAAAAATAGGGAATTTTGA